The Scophthalmus maximus strain ysfricsl-2021 chromosome 7, ASM2237912v1, whole genome shotgun sequence genome includes a window with the following:
- the mical3a gene encoding protein-methionine sulfoxide oxidase mical3a isoform X12: MGDGGAGATGGNGANRSHVLFDSFVQASTCKGTLKAFQELCDHTEVRPTEHRVFYHKLKSKLNYWKAKALWAKLDKRASHKEYKKGRACANSKCLIIGAGPCGLRTAIELAFLGARVVLLEKRDAFSRNNVLHLWPFTIQDLRGLGAKKFYGKFCAGAIDHISIRQLQLMLLKVALLLGIEIHVNVEFKGLIEPPGDQETERIGWRAEVHPRTHPVNELEFDVIIGADGRRNTLPGFGRKEFRGKLAIAITANFINRHTSAEAKVEEISGVAFIFNQKFFQDLREATGIDLENIVYYKDDTHYFVMTAKKQSLLEKGVILHDYADTEMLLSRANVDQAALLSYAREAADFSTSQQLPTLDFAINHYGQPDVAMFDFTCMYASENAAMVRQRNGHQLLVALVGDSLLEPFWPMGTGIARGFLAAMDSGWMVKSWAQGKTPLEVLAERESIYRLLPQTTTENISKNFNQYCVDPTTRYPNISLNFLKPSQVRHLIDTGESREMRIEIENVINSSTPKLARNENCLLDKQSQESIARSSKLLNWCQRQTEGYRNVKVTDLTMSWKSGLALCALIHRYRPDLIDFDSLDERDQEKNNQLGFDVAEKEFCISPCMTGKEMSSVVEPDKLSMVMYLSQFYEMFKDTVPPGDKQNMSPEEKAALIASTKSPISFLSKLGQSIAISRKRNPKDKKEKDVDGLGKRRKTSQSEDEELSRASRDDRPCVPALQSERKMDCAAVGNHNKVKVMATQLLAKFEENAPAQHSGLKRQGDSLPNLDRLLPPSPPRPSVKEPVRLAPVPAWRKRRTQQQEQLSIRYKEMIKCQTLPGKGGEQARSGADPLSSSGSRSCPKKTILLPSSSSTSSLSLHSEHFSKSEEEEELEYYERPLKHGEWEPLQPTDPGPIHIPGIQERADRLVSRFKDKPDKLPKPKKKPSRFFLERWYLSRGLTESPVSSPDSCRKESAGPLHSDDPTPLYGLSIQERAEQLAAQFERKPPVGPQKKPSCLFTEQWHLARAQTPPGSPPSSSDALRQRYVRMYTGGVSSLAEQIASQLQSQEDPKPLPEKRDLGSLRKDFPVNIGGSDVCFFCRKRVYVMERLSAEGKFFHRSCFKCDYCNTTLRLSSYAFDVEDGKFYCKPHYCYRLSGYAQRKRPAPSPAPITAKENLTPQSSPSAVDAPGRAMAAAAPSSELQPSVPEVNGLQEPSLAKRLRGTPERIELENYRLSLQREEELEEVPEETLAEHNLSSVLDKATDADLGSSSSESDMEEEDEQEDQDLDQDQEEEEAEDQQLASPSDLGGVPWKEAVELHAKLRGDPGDEDDEEGEGEGEHDALGDAASRNGELDEEEEEEEEEDEDDEESSDEGDYCPWDKELQSGLWLEKYLTDEEDVGTFKARNLPLQQVLQPVDPQAIPGLVRTHRDPEGDKDGRPASASQLSHPSELTQPSSAAPAHTSARHEAVRVWLESMSGEPCEDEDLEAEANSPDMEPGTEMDQDDIPSDAEAESRLHQSEDAGALPEEDKKSESVGVSSGVEPSSISPMQKDVVLSPLEPPPEPETQILLVKSPGTRFFSDPFIPEETTAERTAPSPAARSPLCPSPVPSPPAAAAAAASPVNVSAASPPSSPTRSPVASPLKPAIKSPVRSPVRSPVSPPIRSQPTPLPETRTPISPVYPHRSICPLTGNPLSPICAQPLPCHEPSSPLTSDSPVRTQPVPAVTSTPMGQTDRGTPEPSKSIDSSTEEAKKTDIIEEFWQKSAEIRKSLGLTPLDRSSKIFEKSVVKEAPSQDPTPVKAPGVSEEQKPAFTGRAVIRRLNITLEGQVITPVAPAELKSNGSDKRDLSSSSGLGLNGSMATSQTANSDSYTMSDSTMLTPPSSPPPPVPANQSPAVFRQQRHQVSWSNGTERLPPERVKEPQKSRTPVPAPRTQLSPASQPKPAPRKVPSPQAAAEAAPEVAPDAAHEAAPVVVMRVKKKPRSEEVRKSFVETVEEIPFADDVEETYDERTPETSMNRYYTPPTSKPSRVKPPLHLALAMENGKPNIPASKAQRATQFSPEAKEIAEERIRAREKSVKSQALKEAMAKQLNRMKESDIDKGASPKVAWSATPDAAGKSKKPAASPKSSAVKALEKKTETLPERFFSSNKSLDSSVASSDGSSAGKSKKRSSLFSPRKNKKEKKAKNDGSRLSGADETPPKHKSLWKAVFSGYKKDKKKKDDKSCPSTPSSSSTTQDSGKKGTSPTGKSSDLKSRRNLSFSEDSDLSCDDVLERSSQKSKADSVYVPHALAFKRSYATKKTYTEEELNAKLTRRVQKAARRQAKQEELKRLHRAQIIQRQLEQVEEKQRQLEERGVAVEKALRGEAGLYKGTYTLPKQHKRRSDYWGDSNYSEILDLHLGVEPFVGMPRQRRALSFCPCCSPEGMGKKDDPKLMQEWFKLVQEKNALVRYESELMIFARELELEDRQSRLQQELRERMAVEDHLKTDKELAQERQILNEMLEVVEQRDALVALLEEQRLREKEEDKDLEGVMLSKGFNLNWV; this comes from the exons ATGGGGGATGGAGGTGCTGGTGCCACCGGAGGAAACGGGGCGAATCGGTCCCACGTCCTGTTCGACAGCTTCGTCCAGGCGTCCACGTGCAAGGGCACGCTCAAGGCCTTCCAGGAGCTGTGCGACCACACAGAGGTCAGGCCCACGGAGCACCGGGTCTTCTATCACAAGCTCAAGTCCAAGCTCAACTACTGGAAGGCCAAGGCGCTCTGGGCCAAGCTGGACAAGAGGGCCAGCCACAAGGAGTACAAGAAGGGTCGCGCCTGTGCCAACTCAAAG TGTCTGATCATCGGTGCGGGGCCATGCGGCTTACGTACCGCCATCGAGCTGGCCTTCCTGGGGGCCAGAGTGGTGCTGCTGGAGAAGAGAGACGCCTTCTCCAGGAACAACGTGCTGCACCTCTGGCCCTTCACCATCCAGGACCTCAGGGGCCTCGGGGCCAAGAAGTTCTACGGGAAGTTCTGTGCCGGTGCCATCGATCATATCA GTATTCGTCAGCTCCAGCTGATGCTGCTCAAAGTGGCTCTCCTCCTGGGCATTGAGATCCATGTCAACGTAGAGTTCAAGGGTCTCATTGAGCCCCCCGGCGATCAAGAAACTGAAA GGATAGGCTGGAGGGCTGAGGTCCACCCCAGGACGCACCCTGTCAACGAGCTGGAGTTCGATGTCATCATCGGAGCAGACGGAAGGAGAAATACCTTACCAG GGTTTGGGCGTAAGGAGTTCCGGGGCAAGCTCGCGATCGCCATCACCGCCAACTTCATCAACAGGCACACGTCGGCGGAGGCAAAGGTTGAAGAGATCAGCGGTGTGGCCTTCATCTTCAACCAGAAGTTCTTTCAAGACCTCCGAGAAGCCACAG GTATTGACCTGGAAAACATCGTTTACTACAAGGATGACACGCACTACTTTGTGATGACTGCCAAAAAGCAGAGCCTGTTGGAGAAAGGAGTCATTCTGCAT GACTATGCGGACACAGAGATGCTGCTTTCCCGAGCTAACGTAGACCAGGCCGCCCTGCTCTCTTACGCCCGAGAGGCTGCGGATTTCTCCACCAGCCAACAGCTGCCCACACTGGACTTTGCCATCAACCACTACGGCCAGCCGGATGTGGCCATGTTCGACTTCACCTGCATGTACGCCTCGGAGAACGCCGCCATGGTGCGCCAGCGCAACGGCCACCAGCTGCTGGTGGCGCTGGTGGGCGACAGCCTGTTGGAG CCCTTCTGGCCCATGGGCACCGGCATCGCCCGAGGTTTCCTGGCGGCCATGGACTCAGGCTGGATGGTGAAGAGCTGGGCTCAAGGAAAAACCCCACTGGAGGTGCTGGCTGAGAG GGAGAGTATCTACCGCCTGCTGCCCCAGACCACAACGGAAAACATCAGCAAGAACTTCAATCAGTACTGCGTGGATCCGACCACGCGCTACCCCAACATAAGCCTTAACTTCCTTAAGCCCAGCCAG GTTCGGCATCTCATCGACACGGGGGAGTCGAGGGAAATGCGCATAGAAATAGAGAACGTTATCAACTCGTCGACGCCCAAGTTGGCCAGGAATG AAAATTGCCTGCTTGACAAGCAGTCGCAAG AATCCATCGCTCGATCTAGTAAGCTGCTCAACTGGTGCCAGAGACAAACGGAGGGATACAGGAATGTTAAAGTCACAGACCTCACCATGTCCTGGAAGAGCGGTCTGGCCCTGTGTGCCCTCATCCACCGGTATAGACCGGATCTCAT TGACTTTGACTCGCTGGACGAGCGCGACCAGGAAAAGAACAACCAGTTGGGCTTCGACGTGGCGGAGAAGGAGTTTTGCATATCGCCCTGCATGACTGGCAAGGAGATGTCTTCCGTGGTGGAGCCAGACAAACTCTCCATGGTCATGTACCTCAGCCAGTTTTATGAGATGTTCAAGGACACAGTGCCACCCGGAG ATAAGCAAAACATGAGTCCGGAGGAGAAGGCAGCACTGATAGCCAGCACCAAGTCTCCCATCTCGTTCCTCAGCAAACTGGGTCAGAGCATAGCGATATCCAGGAAACGGAATCCAAAG gacaaaaaagagaaggatgTGGACGGTTtggggaagagaaggaaaaccAGTCAGTCTGAAGAT gaGGAATTATCCAGGGCCAGTCGTGACGACAGGCCGTGCGTCCCCGCTCTCCAGTCTGAGAGAAAAATGGACTGTGCCGCTGTGGGGAACCACAACAAAGTCAAGGTCATGGCCACCCAGCTGCTCGCCAAGTTCGAGGAGAACGCCCCTGCCCAGCACTCAGGACTCAAACGACAG GGGGACTCGCTGCCCAATCTGGACCGCCTTttgcccccctccccgccccggCCCTCTGTGAAAGAGCCGGTGCGCCTGGCACCTGTTCCCGCCTGGAGAAAG AGacgcacacagcagcaggagcagctgagcATTCGCTACAAAGAAATGATCAAGTGTCAGACGCTGCCCGGTAAAGGGGGGGAGCAG GCCAGAAGTGGCGCGGACCCACTGTCCAGCTCGGGCTCTCGGAGTTGCCCAAAGAAAACCATTCtgctcccttcttcctcctccacttcctcgctctctcttcacTCAGAG CATTTCAGcaaaagtgaggaggaagaggagcttgAATACTACGAAAGGCCTCTGAAACACGGG GAGTGGGAGCCTCTGCAGCCGACAGACCCGGGACCCATTCACATACCTGGTATACAGGAGAGGGCCGACCGCCTGGTGTCACGGTTTAAGGACAAACCTGACAAGCTGCCGAAG CCCAAGAAAAAGCCGTCCCGCTTCTTTTTAGAGCGGTGGTACTTGTCCCGAGGCCTAACAGAGAGTCCAGTATCCTCTCCTGACTCCTGTAGAAAG GAGTCAGCAGGGCCCCTGCACTCTGACGACCCAACGCCCTTATATGGGCTTAGTATTCAGGAGAGGGCCGAGCAACTTGCCGCTCAGTTTGAGCGCAAGCCGCCAGTTGGACCACAG AAAAAACCCTCTTGTTTATTTACGGAACAATGGCACCTGGCCCGAGCCCAGACTCCGCCCGGCTCGCCCCCCTCGTCCTCTGACGCCCTCCGACAG CGCTATGTAAGGATGTACACGGGGGGAGTTAGCTCACTGGCTGAGCAGATAGCCAGTCAGCTTCAGTCTCAGGAAGACCCCAAGCCCCTGCCTGAAAAGAGGGATTTG GGCTCCCTGAGAAAGGATTTCCCGGTCAACATCGGCGGCAGCGACGTCTGCTTCTTCTGTCGAAAGCGCGTGTACGTGATGGAGAGGCTGAGCGCCGAGGGGAAGTTCTTCCACCGCAGCTGCTTCAAGTGCGACTACTGCAACACCACACTGCGACTGTCCTCTTATGCCTTCGACGTGGAGGACG GGAAATTTTACTGCAAGCCGCACTACTGTTACCGACTGTCTGGCTACGCCCAGAGAAAGAGGCCTGCTCCCTCCCCTGCTCCAATCACAGCGAAG GAGAACCTGACGCCCCAGTCCTCCCCATCGGCCGTAGACGCCCCAGGAAGGGCGATGGCAGCGGCGGCCCCCTCGTCCGAGCTCCAGCCCTCAG TGCCGGAGGTCAACGGACTGCAGGAGCCGAGCCTGGCCAAGCGCCTGCGTGGCACTCCGGAGCGCATCGAGCTGGAGAACTACCGCCTGTcgctgcagagggaggaggagctggaggaggtgccCGAGGAGACGCTGGCCGAGCACAACCTCAGCAGTGTGCTGGACAAGGCCACAGACGCCGACCTGGGCTCCAG TAGCTCAGAGtcagacatggaggaggaggatgagcaggaggaccaggacctggatcaggatcaggaggaggaggaggcggaagacCAACAGCTTGCCAGCCCCTCGGACCTCGGCGGCGTTCCCTGGAAGGAGGCGGTGGAGCTCCACGCCAAGCTGAGGGGCGACCCCGGCGACGAAGAcgacgaggagggagagggagagggggagcaCGATGCTCTGGGCGACGCGGCCAGCAGGAACGGCGAAttagatgaagaagaagaggaggaggaggaggaggatgaagatgacgaggagTCGAGCGATG AGGGGGATTACTGCCCCTGGGACAAAGAGCTCCAGTCCGGCCTCTGGCTGGAGAAGTACCTCACAGACGAAGAGGATGTTGGTACATTTAaag CCAGGAACCTGCCGCTCCAACAGGTCCTGCAGCCGGTGGATCCCCAGGCCATTCCAGGTCTGGTGCGAACACACCGCGACCCTGAGGGAGACAAGGATGGCCGGCCGGCCTCGGCCTCCCAACTCTCCCATCCCTCTGAGCTCACACAGCCCTCCTCCGCAG CACCTGCCCACACATCCGCCCGACACGAGGCAGTGAGAGTCTGGTTGGAGTCCATGTCTGGAG AACCGTGTGAGGACGAAGACCTGGAGGCAGAAGCCAACAGCCCAGATATGGAGCCCGGAACAGAGATGGACCAGG ACGACATCCCTTCAGACGCAGAAGCCGAGTCTCGTCTGCACCAGTCGGAGGACGCTGGAGCACTTCCTGAAGAAGACAAGAAATCTGAGAGTGTGGGAGTGTCCTCCGGCGTTG AACCCTCCAGCATCAGCCCGATGCAGAAGGATGTTGTCCTCTCACCTCTCGAACCGCCACCAGAGcctgagacacag aTACTTCTTGTGAAGTCGCCCGGCACTCGCTTTTTCTCGGATCCGTTCATACCCGAGGAAACGACGGCCGAGAGGACAGCTCCTTCCCCGGCTGCCAGGAGCCCGCTGTGCCCTTCGCCcgtcccttctcctcctgctgctgccgctgctgccgcttcTCCCGTCAATGTCTCTGCCGCATCGCCTCCCAGTTCGCCCACCAGATCGCCTGTCGCCTCCCCACTCAAGCCTGCAATCAAGTCCCCCGTCAGATCCCCCGTCAGGTCTCCCGTTAGCCCACCGATCCGCTCCCAGCCCACCCCCCTACCGGAGACGCGCACTCCTATATCTCCCGTCTACCCTCACCGCTCCATTTGCCCTCTCACGGGTAACCCCCTCTCCCCAATCTGTGCGCAGCCGTTGCCTTGTCACGAACCGTCGTCGCCGCTCACCTCGGATTCTCCCGTCAGAACTCAGCCTGTCCCCGCGGTCACCTCCACGCCCATGGGCCAGACTGACAGGGGCACGCCGGAGCCCTCAAAGTCTATAGATTCCTCGACGGAGGAAGCTAAGAAGACCGATATCATCGAGGAATTTTGGCAAAAGAGCGCCGAGATAAGGAAAAGCCTCGGCCTGACTCCTTTGGATCGCAGTAGCAAAATCTTCGAAAAGAGCGTCGTTAAGGAGGCTCCGTCGCAGGACCCCACCCCTGTCAAGGCACCAGGTGTGTCAGAGGAGCAGAAGCCTGCCTTTACTGGCCGCGCTGTCATTCGCAGGCTCAACATCACTCTCGAGGGTCAGGTAATTACGCCCGTTGCCCCTGCCGAGCTCAAGAGTAATGGCTCTGATAAGAGGGacctcagcagcagctctggctTGGGGTTGAACGGCAGCATGGCCACGAGTCAGACGGCGAACAGCGACAGCTACACCATGTCCGACTCCACGATGCTCACCCCGCCCTCCAGCCCGCCGCCACCCGTGCCTGCAAATCAGTCTCCAGCCGTGTTCAGGCAGCAGAGACACCAGGTGTCCTGGAGCAACGGAACAGAAAGACTTCCACCGGAGCGCGTCAAAGAGCCACAAAAATCCAGGACTCCTGTTCCCGCGCCGCGGACCCAGCTGAGCCCCGCGTCTCAGCCCAAGCCTGCGCCCAGGAAAGTGCCATCGCCCCAGGCAGCTGCGGAAGCGGCTCCCGAAGTGGCTCCCGATGCGGCTCATGAAGCAGCTCCAGTGGTCGTCATGAGGGTGAAGAAGAAGCCCCGGtcggaggaggtgaggaagtcGTTTgtggagacggtggaggagATTCCGTTTGCCGATGACGTGGAGGAGACGTACGACGAGCGGACGCCGGAAACGAGCATGAACAGGTATTACACTCCACCCACCAGCAAGCCCAGCAGAGTGAAACCTCCTCTGCATCTGGCGCTGGCAATGGAGAACGGTAAACCCAACATCCCGGCTTCTAAGGCACAGAGGGCGACTCAATTCTCTCCAGAGGCCAAGGAGATCGCCGAGGAGAGAATCCGGGCCAGAGAAAAGTCTGTCAAGAGCCAGGCGCTGAAGGAGGCCATGGCCAAGCAGCTGAACAGAATGAAAGAATCCGACATTGACAAGGGCGCCTCGCCCAAAGTGGCCTGGAGCGCAACGCCGGACGCCGcgggaaaaagtaaaaagccgGCCGCATCACCGAAGTCGTCGGCCGTGAAAGCCCTCGAGAAGAAGACGGAGACTCTGCCCGAGCGCTTCTTCAGCAGCAACAAGAGCCTGGACAGCTCAGTGGCCTCGTCCGACGGCTCCTCCGCCGGCAAGAGCAAGAAGCGCAGCTCGCTCTTCTCGCCGCGCAAGAataagaaggagaaaaaggccAAGAACGACGGCAGCAGGCTCTCCGGCGCCGACGAGACGCCGCCCAAGCACAAGTCGCTGTGGAAGGCAGTGTTCTCCGGCTacaagaaggacaagaagaagaaggacgacAAATCGTGTCCGAGCACGCcgtccagcagctccaccacTCAGGACTCTGGCAAGAAGGGAACATCGCCAACCGGGAAATCATCAG ATTTGAAATCCCGCAGAAACTTGAGCTTCTCCGAGGACTCTGACCTGTCGTGCGACGACGTCCTCGAGCGATCCTCCCAGAAGTCGAAGGCAGAT TCGGTTTATGTTCCTCATGCGCTGGCGTTCAAGAGATCGTACGCCACGAAG AAAACCTACACGGAGGAAGAGCTGAACGCCAAGC